A region from the Bacteroidota bacterium genome encodes:
- a CDS encoding TonB-dependent receptor, producing the protein MPRVFCLLLLLWFIPSCVHAQDCNIVLKGKVLDENSVNALEDATVVIVETQQSVITDAKGRFQFKSLCTGKMSISISHIGCESQLIVLELNTDTLIKLKLNHHHHELDAVEVTASKKESHSTQSAVTIDSKELNQLSGLSLAKTLERIPGVYSLSTGATISKPVIHGLHSNRILMMNNGVRLESQQWGSEHAPEIDPFAAKKITVIKGANSLRFGSDAIGGVILVDPNPLPVKHGIAGEVNLAAFSNNAEANISATVEGCHHRVPAFSWRVNGTYKRGGNSRAPDYWLGNTGIEEGNFSVAAGYKKPKAGVEVYYSRFQTRIGILAAAHTGNLADLQAAIERRDPLIPASFTYTIGRPYQSVVHHLAKVRAYFQHKKLGDFSVTFSFQNNVRKEYDIPTAAVQDKQRPGFYFQIQTFNLDADWQHHLGKYVSGTFGISASTQTNNFKYSYFIPDFWNYGTGLFLVERWVKDKFELEGGLRFDYKAGQYFIRTTSVQYDTSLQFYAPSGNIGFEYHAKENLAWRLNFGSAFRVPAPNELFAFGVHHGAATFETGNANLRPEQSFNLSTSANYQSKYFSLNAELYTNYIRRFINLVPVQPPRLTIRGAFPSFDYRQQDALLSGSDFDFTIHPYKGLDVYNKTSLLFARNLATKNWLEQMPPLRFEYGLRYSISFSRKLKEVFAGAAVIQVLKQSLLPNQTDDYAPSPPGYWLLNFDAGVRFESKQNNYSLSVNIDNAANAKYRDYLDRFRYYADARGINCALRFTWNFFIPEHH; encoded by the coding sequence ATGCCAAGAGTATTCTGTTTACTCCTGCTTTTATGGTTTATCCCTTCATGCGTTCACGCGCAGGATTGCAATATTGTCCTGAAGGGAAAGGTGCTGGATGAAAATTCGGTCAATGCTTTAGAGGATGCCACCGTGGTGATTGTAGAAACCCAGCAGTCGGTGATAACAGATGCAAAGGGGCGGTTCCAGTTCAAATCTCTATGCACAGGCAAGATGAGCATCTCCATTTCGCACATCGGTTGCGAATCGCAATTGATTGTTCTTGAATTGAATACCGATACCTTGATCAAACTGAAACTGAACCATCACCATCACGAATTAGACGCAGTGGAAGTAACCGCTTCAAAAAAAGAAAGTCATAGCACTCAAAGCGCCGTAACCATAGATAGCAAAGAGCTGAATCAATTGAGCGGATTGTCTCTTGCTAAAACACTGGAACGGATTCCGGGTGTTTATTCGCTTAGTACCGGCGCCACGATTTCTAAACCCGTGATTCACGGTCTGCATTCTAACCGAATCTTGATGATGAATAACGGGGTGCGCTTGGAAAGTCAACAATGGGGCAGCGAACACGCTCCTGAAATAGATCCTTTCGCAGCAAAGAAAATTACCGTGATTAAAGGGGCCAACTCACTTCGCTTTGGCAGCGATGCGATTGGCGGAGTGATTTTGGTAGATCCCAATCCGCTACCGGTGAAACATGGGATAGCAGGCGAAGTCAATCTGGCTGCGTTCAGCAATAATGCCGAGGCAAACATTTCTGCCACAGTGGAAGGCTGCCATCACCGCGTTCCAGCTTTTAGTTGGCGAGTGAATGGCACTTACAAACGCGGAGGCAATTCACGTGCTCCGGATTATTGGCTGGGAAACACGGGTATTGAAGAAGGAAACTTTTCAGTAGCCGCCGGATACAAAAAACCTAAAGCAGGTGTTGAAGTTTATTATTCGCGCTTTCAAACACGAATCGGCATACTGGCAGCAGCGCACACCGGCAATCTCGCTGACTTGCAAGCAGCCATCGAGCGGCGCGACCCGCTCATACCAGCTTCTTTCACCTACACCATCGGAAGGCCGTATCAATCGGTAGTGCATCACTTGGCAAAGGTCAGAGCTTATTTTCAGCACAAAAAGCTGGGCGACTTCTCAGTCACCTTTTCCTTTCAAAACAATGTGCGCAAGGAATATGACATCCCGACCGCCGCGGTGCAGGACAAACAGAGACCAGGTTTCTATTTTCAAATTCAAACTTTCAATCTCGATGCCGATTGGCAACATCACCTCGGTAAATACGTCAGCGGTACTTTTGGTATCAGCGCTTCGACGCAAACCAACAACTTCAAATACTCCTACTTCATTCCTGACTTCTGGAATTACGGCACCGGATTGTTTTTGGTAGAACGATGGGTGAAGGACAAGTTTGAATTGGAAGGCGGTTTAAGGTTTGATTATAAAGCGGGACAGTATTTTATCCGGACCACGTCTGTTCAATATGATACTTCACTTCAATTCTATGCTCCAAGTGGTAACATCGGCTTTGAATATCACGCCAAGGAAAATTTGGCTTGGCGATTAAACTTTGGTTCTGCATTTCGGGTACCTGCTCCGAATGAACTCTTTGCATTTGGCGTTCATCATGGCGCTGCAACTTTTGAAACCGGTAACGCAAACCTGCGACCGGAACAAAGTTTTAATCTCAGCACATCCGCCAATTACCAAAGTAAATATTTCTCTCTCAATGCTGAACTCTACACCAACTACATCCGGCGCTTCATTAACCTCGTTCCGGTTCAACCGCCCCGGCTGACTATTCGTGGTGCTTTTCCTTCTTTTGACTATCGCCAACAGGATGCTTTACTCAGCGGCTCAGATTTCGATTTCACTATCCATCCATATAAGGGCTTAGATGTTTACAACAAAACATCGCTCCTTTTCGCTAGAAACCTTGCAACCAAAAATTGGTTGGAACAAATGCCACCTTTACGTTTTGAATATGGACTGCGCTACTCCATAAGTTTTAGCCGGAAACTAAAAGAAGTATTTGCTGGTGCGGCGGTGATACAAGTTTTAAAGCAATCGCTTCTGCCAAATCAGACAGATGATTACGCTCCCTCTCCACCGGGATATTGGCTGTTGAATTTTGATGCGGGTGTGAGGTTTGAGTCAAAGCAAAACAACTACTCCCTCTCTGTCAACATAGACAATGCCGCCAATGCAAAGTACCGGGATTATTTAGACCGGTTCAGATATTATGCCGACGCTCGCGGAATAAACTGTGCACTTCGGTTCACTTGGAATTTTTTCATTCCTGAACATCATTAA
- a CDS encoding type II toxin-antitoxin system RelE/ParE family toxin: protein MKVEVQRSFEKDIEKVTDAKLAAQISAVIDELENCKSLSGLRHLKRMQTKGSYYRIRIGNYRLGLLQDKDKLILLRFMHRKDIYNYFP, encoded by the coding sequence ATGAAGGTAGAAGTTCAGAGGTCTTTTGAAAAGGATATTGAAAAAGTCACTGATGCGAAGCTTGCTGCTCAGATAAGTGCCGTAATAGATGAACTGGAAAACTGTAAATCACTGTCTGGTCTGCGCCACCTCAAAAGAATGCAAACCAAAGGCAGTTACTATCGGATTCGTATTGGCAACTATCGGCTTGGACTGCTTCAGGATAAGGATAAACTTATCTTGCTTCGGTTTATGCACCGCAAAGACATCTACAATTATTTTCCCTAA
- a CDS encoding flippase-like domain-containing protein has protein sequence MTWLIADRLFIRGNFKTEFAGFLQHLHSDNYPFFIAALLLVAVNWFLETYKWKILLQSGQSFVSLFKAVLAGVTLGFITPGRGGEFVGRAMYLEGDNQPKAFYLSVIGGLAQAAATLVAASLLLRLWRDDSFLYALVTGAALIFLLFYFRYDWFNRFISSNSFLQSRGWVLQRIHVPKFFTQLKVFFLSLLRFTVYLHQYVLLLVFFGSDSDLVTLSACTAVFLLFQTFSPLMPLLDLSFRGGTALYVFSESDENQLVVLSAVTFVWLMNLVLPALLGYLFILRKRISTDAL, from the coding sequence ATGACATGGCTCATTGCCGATCGCTTGTTCATTCGAGGAAATTTCAAAACAGAGTTTGCGGGGTTCTTGCAGCATCTGCATTCAGACAACTATCCTTTTTTCATCGCGGCTCTTTTGCTGGTGGCGGTCAACTGGTTTTTGGAAACATACAAGTGGAAAATATTGCTGCAATCGGGACAGTCTTTTGTTTCACTCTTCAAAGCGGTACTGGCCGGAGTGACGCTGGGTTTCATCACTCCCGGTCGCGGTGGCGAGTTTGTAGGCCGCGCCATGTATCTGGAAGGCGATAATCAACCCAAGGCGTTTTACCTTAGCGTGATTGGCGGGCTGGCACAGGCAGCAGCCACGCTCGTGGCGGCTTCGCTCTTGCTTCGTCTTTGGCGCGATGACTCTTTTCTTTATGCGCTCGTTACCGGAGCTGCGTTGATATTTCTGCTTTTTTATTTCCGCTATGATTGGTTCAATCGTTTTATCAGTTCCAACTCTTTTCTGCAAAGTCGTGGATGGGTGTTGCAGAGAATTCACGTGCCTAAATTCTTCACCCAATTGAAGGTCTTTTTTCTTTCGCTTCTTCGCTTTACGGTTTACCTCCATCAATATGTCCTGTTGCTTGTTTTCTTCGGTTCCGACAGCGACTTGGTCACACTCTCTGCCTGCACAGCCGTCTTTCTTTTGTTCCAGACCTTCTCACCGCTGATGCCGCTACTCGACCTCAGTTTCCGAGGCGGCACAGCACTCTATGTATTTTCCGAAAGCGATGAAAACCAGTTGGTGGTGTTAAGTGCAGTTACCTTTGTATGGCTGATGAACCTGGTGCTGCCGGCTTTGTTGGGCTATTTATTTATTTTACGAAAAAGAATTTCAACCGATGCCCTTTGA
- a CDS encoding helix-turn-helix transcriptional regulator, translating into MFVLKIRELLAARDLSHPHPALTTIGIPHSSATRLLNKKVKQVNMKHLELICIHYHCTPNDIFYWEPDSKAWDIPNHPLQKLRTKKFPNLIAEIRQMPLEDLEAIQKIIEEKRSRRGIER; encoded by the coding sequence ATGTTCGTTTTAAAAATCAGAGAACTACTCGCCGCGCGCGACCTTAGCCACCCGCACCCGGCACTCACCACTATCGGCATTCCACATTCCAGTGCCACCCGCCTTTTGAACAAAAAAGTGAAACAAGTGAACATGAAACACCTCGAACTGATTTGCATCCATTATCACTGCACCCCCAACGACATTTTCTATTGGGAACCCGACAGCAAAGCCTGGGACATACCCAACCATCCGCTCCAAAAACTGCGCACCAAAAAGTTTCCCAACCTCATCGCCGAAATACGCCAAATGCCATTAGAAGATTTAGAGGCCATCCAAAAAATAATTGAAGAAAAAAGAAGCAGAAGGGGAATTGAGCGATGA